One Archocentrus centrarchus isolate MPI-CPG fArcCen1 chromosome 10, fArcCen1, whole genome shotgun sequence genomic region harbors:
- the ndfip1 gene encoding NEDD4 family-interacting protein 1: MAEQNSSVRYQELVNEEEPAQPSQEGPAQDAPPPYSSIAAANAAFFEYKEDGGRFPNPPSYSVATTLPSYDEAERSKAEAAIPLVAGRVTEEDFVARDDFDDADQLRIGNDGIFMLTFFMAFLFNWIGFFLSFCLTTSAAGRYGAISGFGLSLIKWVLIVRFSTYFPGYFDGQYWLWWVFLALGFMLFIRGFVNYSRVRKLADPTYATLPRTRVLFIY; this comes from the exons ATGGCAGAACAAAACAGCAGCGTCAGATACCAGGAG CTGGTGAATGAGGAAGAGCCCGCCCAGCCTTCTCAGGAGGGTCCTGCCCAGGACGCCCCACCACCGTACAGCAGCATCGCTGCAGCAAATGCAG CTTTCTTTGAATACaaggaagatggaggaagattTCCCAACCCTCCGTCCTACAGCGTTGCCACCACTTTGCCCTCCTATGACGAAGCCGAGAGAAGCAAAGCAGAGGCTGCCATCCCCCTGGTCGCTGGACGAGTCACG GAGGAAGACTTTGTGGCCAGAGATGACTTTGATGATGCCGACCAGCTGCGAATAGGAAATGACGGCATCTTCATGCTCACTTTCTTCA TGGCATTCCTCTTCAACTGGATTGGCTTCTTCTTGTCGTTCTGTTTGACCACATCAGCCGCCGGTCGATATGGGGCCATCTCAGGCTTTGGCCTGTCACTCATCAAATGGGTTCTTATTGTCAGG TTTTCGACCTATTTCCCTGGTTACTTTGATGGGCAGTATTGGTTGTGGTGGGTGTTCCTGGCACTCG GCTTTATGCTGTTTATCAGAGGCTTTGTGAACTACTCCAGAGTGCGTAAATTGGCCGATCCCACTTACGCCACCCTCCCTCGAACAAGGGTACTCTTCATCTATTAG
- the gnpda1 gene encoding glucosamine-6-phosphate isomerase 1 — protein MKLIILNDYDQASEWAAKYIRNKILQFNAGPNKYFTLGLPTGSTPLGCYKKLIEYYKNGELSFQYVKTFNMDEYVGLPRDHPESYHSFMWNNFFKHIDIKAENTHILDGNAADLQAECDAFEQKITAAGGIELFVGGIGPDGHIAFNEPGSSLVSRTRVKTLAKDTIMANARFFNGDLSKVPTMALTVGVGTVMDAKEVMILITGAHKAFALYKAIEDGVNHMWTVSAFQQHPQTIFVCDEDATLELRVKTVKYFKGMMHVHNKLVESPQSEPKKK, from the exons ATGAAGCTCATCATCCTTAACGACTACGACCAGGCGAGCGAATGGGCAGCAAAGTACATTAGAAACAAGATTTTACAGTTCAATGCTGGCCCCAACAAATACTTCACTTTGGGGCTCCCTACGG gAAGCACTCCTTTAGGCTGTTATAAAAAACTGATTGAGTACTACAAGAATGGAGAGCTCTCATTTCAGTATGTGAAGACTTTCAACATGGATGAATATGTAG GACTTCCCAGAGATCACCCGGAGAGCTACCACTCCTTCATGTGGAATAACTTCTTCAAGCACATAGATATAAAAGCAGAGAACACCCACATCCTGGACGGCAACGCCGCCGACCTGCAGGCAGAGTGTGACGCCTTCGAGCAGAAGATTACAGCCGCCGGGGGGATCGAGCTGTTTGTTGGAG GTATTGGACCTGATGGCCACATTGCCTTTAATGAGCCTGGTTCAAGTCTGGTATCCAGGACAAGGGTGAAGACGCTGGCAAAGGACACAATCATGGCCAATGCCCGATTCTTTAATGGAGATCTCTCCAAGGTGCCGACCATGGCGCTGACTGTGGGCGTGGGCACTGTCATGGATGCAAAAGAG GTCATGATTCTCATCACCGGAGCACACAAGGCTTTTGCTTTGTACAAAGCTATAGAGGACGGTGTGAATCACATGTGGACCGTGTCGGCCTTCCAGCAGCACCCACAGACCATTTTTGTATGTGATGAAGATGCCACCCTGGAACTGCGGGTCAAAACTGTGAAGTACTTTAAAG ggATGATGCACGTGCACAACAAGCTGGTAGAGTCACCTCAGTCAGAGCCAAAGAAGAAGTGA